The Fimbriimonas ginsengisoli Gsoil 348 genome window below encodes:
- a CDS encoding type 1 glutamine amidotransferase domain-containing protein, which produces MDRRIDGKRIAILATDGFEQAELLGPRRILDEAGALTAVVSVKPGEIKGWNESDWGQSVPVDKTLDQCSPGDFDALVLPGGVINPDKLRMIPEAVAFVRGFFDAGKPIGAICHGPWLLVEANIVRGRTVTSWASLQTDLRNAGAHWVDQRVVTDQGIVTSRKPDDIPAFGQKLIEEIGEGVHAKRSGAELY; this is translated from the coding sequence ATGGATAGACGCATTGATGGAAAGCGAATCGCAATTTTAGCGACCGACGGTTTTGAGCAGGCCGAGCTTCTCGGACCTCGCCGGATTCTGGACGAGGCAGGCGCCTTGACGGCCGTCGTCTCCGTGAAACCTGGAGAGATTAAAGGTTGGAACGAGTCGGACTGGGGACAATCGGTACCGGTCGATAAGACGCTCGACCAATGTTCGCCCGGCGATTTCGATGCCCTCGTTCTTCCGGGCGGGGTGATCAACCCGGACAAGCTGAGGATGATCCCGGAGGCGGTTGCCTTCGTTCGCGGGTTCTTCGACGCCGGCAAGCCGATCGGCGCGATCTGTCACGGGCCGTGGCTCCTCGTGGAAGCAAATATCGTTCGTGGCCGAACCGTCACAAGCTGGGCCTCGCTTCAAACCGACCTCCGAAACGCGGGCGCTCACTGGGTGGACCAACGAGTCGTGACCGACCAAGGGATCGTTACCAGCCGAAAGCCAGACGACATCCCTGCCTTCGGACAAAAACTCATCGAAGAAATCGGAGAGGGCGTCCACGCCAAACGATCCGGCGCGGAACTGTATTAG
- a CDS encoding LacI family DNA-binding transcriptional regulator, protein MAATIKDIARQLNISTSTVSYALNDGPRNVPEGLKQRILELAKELDYRPNRLARSLVTRRSNTIGVVPPSTEANVFLSPFVRLTWNALVNEAEALGQDLLLFTGHNRNDPAESGAELLDGRIDGVVFIAPLPDASAIPFLAERNFPFTTVASGSATAGVRFTCDNNGGVRQAMDHLVEMGHRRIAHITGNPASTDAQRRAEAYREYVAQHGLEARADYVQQGLFTVESGYNAGKRLLRLPTRPTAVFVANDEMAYGLCQALREGGLDVPREMSVVGFDDCDMSYTFNPPITTVEQPVAEMASAALRGAVSLAAGAEYIASIDFPTRLIVRGSTFPIQEVALA, encoded by the coding sequence ATGGCCGCAACGATCAAAGACATCGCAAGGCAGTTGAACATCTCGACGAGCACCGTGAGCTACGCCCTTAACGACGGGCCGCGAAACGTGCCGGAAGGGTTGAAGCAGCGCATCCTGGAGCTGGCGAAGGAGCTCGACTATCGGCCAAACCGTTTGGCCCGATCGCTGGTGACTCGGCGCTCCAACACCATCGGTGTCGTCCCCCCGTCGACCGAAGCGAACGTTTTCCTCTCCCCATTCGTGCGCCTGACCTGGAACGCGCTCGTCAACGAGGCGGAAGCGCTTGGGCAAGATCTTCTTCTCTTCACCGGTCACAACCGTAACGACCCGGCGGAGTCCGGAGCCGAGTTGCTGGACGGCCGCATCGACGGCGTCGTTTTTATCGCTCCGCTCCCCGACGCCAGCGCGATCCCGTTCCTTGCCGAGCGAAACTTTCCGTTCACAACCGTTGCCAGCGGCAGCGCGACCGCGGGCGTCCGCTTTACTTGCGATAACAACGGCGGCGTGCGCCAAGCCATGGATCATTTGGTGGAAATGGGGCACCGCCGAATCGCACACATCACCGGCAATCCCGCTTCGACGGATGCCCAGCGGCGCGCCGAGGCGTATCGCGAGTACGTCGCCCAACACGGGCTGGAAGCGCGTGCCGACTACGTCCAGCAGGGGCTCTTTACGGTCGAAAGCGGCTACAACGCGGGCAAGCGGCTTTTGCGCTTGCCGACGCGCCCTACCGCTGTGTTCGTCGCTAACGACGAAATGGCATACGGTCTCTGCCAGGCGCTTCGCGAAGGAGGGTTGGATGTTCCGCGCGAAATGAGCGTCGTAGGATTTGACGACTGCGACATGAGCTACACCTTCAATCCGCCGATAACCACCGTCGAGCAGCCCGTTGCCGAAATGGCGTCGGCCGCTTTACGGGGCGCGGTCTCGCTCGCCGCCGGGGCCGAGTACATCGCGAGCATCGACTTTCCAACCCGCCTGATCGTGCGAGGATCGACGTTTCCCATCCAGGAGGTCGCCCTTGCTTAA
- a CDS encoding family 1 glycosylhydrolase, producing MNLDSSRPAPPYFLFATGIENSYPTIHNGTVRVDEMEVCGHYLHWQKDFDLVEELGIRFLRYGPPIHKTWLGAGKYDWSFADTTFGDLRRRDIVPIVDLCHFGVPDWIGNFQNPDFPNLFRQYARDFAVRFPWAQLYTPVNEMFITATFSAAYGWWNEQLSNDTAFVNALKHIVKANVLAMQSILEVRPDALFVQSESSEYFHASNPEAIHPAEILNARRFLSLDLNYGRRVESEMYEFLLDNGMTREEYHFFLGNRLKQHCIMGNDYYITNEHRVSPDGSTQASGEVFGYDEITRQYYSRYRLPVMHTETNIQEGPTGDEAVYWLWKEWANVLRLRNDGIPIVGFTWYSLTDQIDWDVALREKNGTVNPLGLYDLNRKIRPVGEAYKQLISDWKEVLPTQSVCLRMHISFPSEYRSEADTQSREEASDRARNATLEPVSSGGDS from the coding sequence GGCACGGTGCGCGTGGATGAAATGGAGGTGTGCGGGCATTACCTCCATTGGCAGAAAGACTTCGATCTCGTCGAGGAGCTTGGGATCCGGTTTCTTCGCTACGGACCTCCCATCCACAAGACTTGGCTCGGAGCGGGGAAATACGATTGGAGCTTCGCCGACACGACGTTTGGCGACCTCAGGCGTCGAGACATCGTTCCCATCGTCGACTTGTGCCATTTCGGCGTCCCGGACTGGATCGGTAATTTCCAGAATCCCGATTTCCCAAACCTTTTCCGCCAATATGCACGCGATTTCGCCGTCCGTTTTCCATGGGCCCAGCTCTACACGCCAGTGAACGAAATGTTCATTACCGCTACGTTTTCGGCCGCCTACGGCTGGTGGAACGAGCAGCTTAGCAACGACACCGCGTTCGTTAACGCTCTAAAGCACATCGTCAAAGCCAACGTGCTCGCGATGCAGTCGATCCTCGAGGTCCGGCCCGACGCGCTTTTCGTTCAGAGCGAGTCCTCGGAATATTTCCACGCCTCGAACCCCGAGGCGATCCATCCCGCCGAGATTCTCAATGCGAGGCGGTTCCTTTCCCTCGACCTCAATTACGGCCGGCGCGTCGAGTCCGAGATGTATGAGTTCCTGTTGGACAACGGCATGACCCGCGAGGAGTACCACTTCTTTCTGGGAAACCGGCTGAAGCAGCACTGCATCATGGGGAACGATTACTACATCACCAACGAACACCGCGTGAGCCCCGACGGATCGACTCAAGCCTCCGGCGAGGTCTTCGGCTACGACGAGATCACGCGGCAGTATTACTCTCGCTATCGTTTGCCGGTGATGCACACGGAGACGAATATTCAGGAGGGGCCAACCGGCGACGAGGCGGTCTATTGGCTTTGGAAGGAATGGGCCAATGTGCTCAGGCTTCGCAACGACGGGATCCCGATCGTCGGCTTTACCTGGTACTCGCTCACCGACCAAATCGACTGGGACGTCGCCCTGCGCGAGAAGAACGGGACGGTCAATCCGCTGGGTCTCTACGACCTGAACCGGAAGATCCGCCCGGTAGGAGAAGCGTACAAACAGCTCATTTCAGACTGGAAAGAGGTGCTCCCCACCCAAAGCGTCTGCCTCCGAATGCACATCTCGTTTCCTAGCGAGTACCGCTCGGAGGCCGACACTCAGTCACGAGAGGAGGCGTCGGATCGAGCTCGCAACGCCACCTTGGAACCGGTCTCTTCCGGAGGCGACTCCTAA